The sequence TGCTCACGGCGCGCTGGTTCACGGCTTTCACCGGGTTCCTGGCCCGGGCCATGGCCGAGGCCGGCCGGCCGGTCTGGCTGTACCGCTTCACCGCGCCGCCGCCGGGAGGGGCGCTTGGCATCCTCAAGGACGAGGCCGGGGCGCCGGAGGTGAGCGACGCGGCGGCCGGCGTGCCCCACAGCGCCGACCTGTTTCCCGTCTTCGGCTTCACGCCGTGGTATCTGGGGTTCGGCGCGACCGGGAAGGCCCTGTCGCGGACCTTGCGCGGCTATTGGACCGGTTTCGCCACATCGGGCGATCCCAACGGTGCGGGGCTGCCCGACTGGCCGCGTTTCGAGCCGAAGCGGCCGCAACTTCTTTTCGTGGGTCGGGAAACGACGGCCGGGCCGCCCCCCGGCGAGCCGTTGCTGCCGTTGGTCGCGGCGAGCTGGGGCGAAACCACCTACTGAGCCTGGCGCGCCGCCGGCGTCCGGCCTCGCCGCTTGGAAGCCGCCCCCGATGCGGGGCAAGGAGAGGGGTGGGCATGAAGGGGTTGCGACGAGAGGGGCTGGGGCCGTTCACCGTCAAGGCGCTGCTCCTGGTTGCGGCGCTGCTTGCCGCCGCGGGCTGCCGGGAGGAGCGAAAACCGTTCGTCAAGCCACCCACCCCGGTGGAGGTCGCCCTGGTCGAGGCCGTGCCCGTGGGCGATACCATGGTCTATTCGGCGAGCCTTGCGCCCAACGAACGCGTGGACATGGCCTTCAAGGTCGGCGGCTACGTGAAGGACATCGCCACCGCCCCGGGGCCCGACGGCAAGCCGCATATCCTGCAAAAGGGCGACAAGGCGACGGCCGGCATGCTGCTGGCCGCCCTGCGCGACGACGACTACCAGGCCACGCTGAAAAAGGCCGCCGCCGCCCGGGACGAGGAGCAGGCTTCCCTGCGCGAGGCCAGCATCAATTTCGAGCGCTACCAGACGCTCTACAACCAGCGGGTGGTGGCCAAAAGCGAGCTGGACAAGGCCCGGGAGAAGCTCGACTACTACCGGGCCACGGTGGAGCGCGCCACCCACCAGATCGAGGAGGCGGCCATCCAGCTGCGCGACACGGTGCTGCGCGCCCCCCTCGACGCCGTGGTGCTCTCCCGTTCCATCGAAAAGGGCAGCCTGGTCAGCCCCGGCACCCTGGCCTTCGTCCTGGGCGACCTGGCCTCGGTCAAGGCCGTCTTCGGCGTGCCCGACTTCATGCTGCGCCAGGTCAAGCCCGGCGACGCCGTGCCCATCCGGGTCGAGGCCCTGGGCAACGAGGCCTTTCGCGGCACGGTCTCGGCCGTTTCGCCCTCGGCCGATCCCAAAAGCCGGGTCTTCGACGTCGAGGTGCGCATCGCCAACCCCGACCTGCGCCTGAAAGACGGCATGATCGCCTCGGCCAGCCTGTCCGGGGCCGTGGCCTCCAGGCTCGTGCTGCCGATCACCGCCATCGTGCGCGACCCGGCCGACCCCCAGGGCTTTCTCGTCTACGTCCTGGCCGAGGCCGACGGCGCGGCCAAGGCCAAGGCCGAGAAGGTCGTCATCGGCGACGTGCTCGGCAACCGGGTGGCCCTGGTTTCCGGCCCGGCCCCGGGGGCGCGCGTCATCACCACCGGCGCCACCATGGTCCACGACGACGCGCCCGTGCGCGTCATCCGCTAGGCGGAGGGCGGCCATGACCAGCCAGCACGACGACGCGGCGCGTATCGCCAAAACGCACAACCTGGCCCGCTACTGCGTCGAAAACCCCCACATCTCGGCCATGCTGCTGGTGCTGGTGCTGGTGTGGGGCTATTTCGGCCTGACCGGCATGCCCCAGCGCAAGGACCCCTACCTGGCCGTGCGCGTGGCCATGGTCGTGTGCCCCTGGCCGGGCATCGAGGCCGAGCGGGTGGAACAGCTCCTCACCCGCCGCCTGGAGCAGGGCATCGCCGGCAATGCCCACGTCAAGCGCATCCTGTCGACTTCGCGCACCGGCCTTTCGGTCATCACCGTGGAACTGACCGAGGATATCGAGGAGACCGGCGAGATCTTCGACGACATCGACCTGCGGCTTCGCGGCCTCACCGACCTGCCCGAGGGGGCCGGGCCGGTGGTGTTCATGAAGGACTTCGGCGACACGGCGGCCCTGATGCTCACCGTGGCCTCGCCGCCGGTGTCCGCGGTGGAGGTGGACCTGCGCGCCCGGGAGGTGTCGCGCGTGCTGACCGAACTGCGGGCCAAGGCCGCCGCCGCCGGCCAGGCCGGTGGGCGCACCGCCCTGGCCATCGTCTTTTCCCATGCCGCCAGCCCTGCCCTGGTGCAGCGGCAAACCGAGCTTCTCGCCGACTACCTGGGCCAAAAGGGCTTCCTGGCCGACGTCACTTCGGCCATCGTGCCCAACCTCGTGGTCATCGACGGCCGCTACGCCGTTTCCGCCGAGGCCCTGCGCCGGGCCGTCTTCGACTACGCCCTGACCCATAGCCACGTCTCGGAAATAAGCCCCGACATCTGGGAGCCGGCCGTCATCGGCGAGCCGGCCGAGGCCAAGGCGGCCCTGGCCGCCGTGGCCGGGTCCAAATACGGCTACCGCCAGCTCGAGGCCTACACCGACAGGATCGCCCGGCGGCTGCTGGGCGTGCCCATCGTGTCCAAGGTCTCGCGCTGGGGCGTGCAGCAGGAAGCGGTCTTCCTGGACTACTCCCAGCAGCGCCTGGCCGCCTACGGCCTCGATCCCTGGCGCCTCAAGGACGTGCTGGCCGCCCGCAACGTCACGACCTCGGGCGGGGCCATCGAGTTCTCCGGCCAGAACATCATCATCGACCCCTCCGGCCGCTACGGCGGCGAGGCGGAACTGGGCCGCACCATGATCGCCGCCTCGGGCAGCGGCTCCGGGGCCTACCTCCAGGACCTGACCGACGTGGAGCGGGCCTACCGCAGTCCGCCGGAAAACCTCAACTACTACAACTACAAGGACAAGGACGGCCAGTGGCGCCGGGCGCTCGGCATCACGCTGGCCGTCAACATGCGCCACGGCAAGCAGATCAGCGAATTCTCCGAAAAGGTGGACGCGGCCCTGGCCGAGGTCGCGGCCAACCTGCCCGAGGACCTGATCCTGGCCCGCACCTCGGACCAGCCCAGGCAGGTCGAGGAGAACGTGGACCTGTTCCTGGAGGCCCTGGGCGACGCCGTGTGGCTGGTGGTCCTGGTGTCGTTCGTCGGCTTCTGGGAGTGGCGCTCGGCCGTGCTCATGGCCCTGTCCATCCCCATCACCCTGGCCATGACCTTCGGGGCGATGCATCTTTTGCACCTGGACTTGCAGCAGGTCTCCATCGCCTCGCTGATCCTGGCCCTGGGGTTGCTCGTGGACGATCCGGTGGTGGCCAACGACGCCATCAAGCGCAACCTGGCCCTGGGGCACCCCCCGGGCATCGCCGCCTGGCTCGGGCCGACCAAGCTGGCCCGGGCCATCCTCTACGCCACCATCACCAACTGCATCGCCTACCTGCCCTTCCTGCTCCTCAAGGGGGACACCGGCCGCTACCTCTACGCCATGCCCGTGGTCATCACGGCCTCGCTCGTCGCCTCGCGCCTGGCCTCCATGAGCTTCATCCCGTTTCTCGGCCGCTACCTGCTCAAACCTTCGACCAAACCCCGGCCGTCCGACACGGAACGCCGCACCAAGGGCTTTTCGGGCTTCTACTACCGCCTGGGCGGTTTCCTTATCGACCACCGCTACTGGGTGCTGCTCCTGTCGCTTTTGCCCATAGCCGGCGGCGTATACCTGCAAACGCATCTCAAGCCGCAGTTCTTCCCCAACGACCTGGCCTATCTCTTCTACGTCGACGTCTGGCTGCCCGAGGACGCCTCCATCACGGCCACGGACCAGGCGGCCCGGCAGGTGGAGCAGGTCGTGCAGGAGACCCTGGCCGCCTACGAGGCCGACCACCCGGGCAAGGACGGCCAGCCGGCCAGGGTGTTGCGCCAGATCACGTCCTTTGTCGGCGGCGGCGGGCCGCGGTTCTGGTTTTCCGTCTCGCCCGAGCAGTCCCAGCCCAACTACGCGCAGGTGCTCATCGAGGTCACGGACAAGTGGCAGACCCCCAAGCTCCAGGAGCCGCTGCAAACGGCCCTGTCCGCGCGCATCCCCGGGGCGCGCCTCGACGTGCGCCAACTCGAAAGCGGCGAGCCGGTGGGCGTTCCCGTCCAGATCCGGCTGGCCGGCGAGGACATGGCCGAACTGCGCCTCCAGGCCCGCAAGCTCAAGGCGCTGCTGCGCGACCTGCCCATGGCCTACCGGGTGCGCGACGACTGGGGCTCGGACATCCTGCGGGCCAGGCTCAAGGTCAATCCGGACAAGGCCAACCTGGCCGGCGTGACCAACGACGACGTGGCCCGGTCGTCCATGGCGGCCATAAACGGCCTGGAGGCCACCACCATCACCGAAGGCCGGCTGTCCATCCCGGTCATCATCCGCCTGCGGGCCGAGGAACGCGCC is a genomic window of Solidesulfovibrio sp. containing:
- a CDS encoding efflux RND transporter periplasmic adaptor subunit; the protein is MKGLRREGLGPFTVKALLLVAALLAAAGCREERKPFVKPPTPVEVALVEAVPVGDTMVYSASLAPNERVDMAFKVGGYVKDIATAPGPDGKPHILQKGDKATAGMLLAALRDDDYQATLKKAAAARDEEQASLREASINFERYQTLYNQRVVAKSELDKAREKLDYYRATVERATHQIEEAAIQLRDTVLRAPLDAVVLSRSIEKGSLVSPGTLAFVLGDLASVKAVFGVPDFMLRQVKPGDAVPIRVEALGNEAFRGTVSAVSPSADPKSRVFDVEVRIANPDLRLKDGMIASASLSGAVASRLVLPITAIVRDPADPQGFLVYVLAEADGAAKAKAEKVVIGDVLGNRVALVSGPAPGARVITTGATMVHDDAPVRVIR
- a CDS encoding efflux RND transporter permease subunit, which produces MTSQHDDAARIAKTHNLARYCVENPHISAMLLVLVLVWGYFGLTGMPQRKDPYLAVRVAMVVCPWPGIEAERVEQLLTRRLEQGIAGNAHVKRILSTSRTGLSVITVELTEDIEETGEIFDDIDLRLRGLTDLPEGAGPVVFMKDFGDTAALMLTVASPPVSAVEVDLRAREVSRVLTELRAKAAAAGQAGGRTALAIVFSHAASPALVQRQTELLADYLGQKGFLADVTSAIVPNLVVIDGRYAVSAEALRRAVFDYALTHSHVSEISPDIWEPAVIGEPAEAKAALAAVAGSKYGYRQLEAYTDRIARRLLGVPIVSKVSRWGVQQEAVFLDYSQQRLAAYGLDPWRLKDVLAARNVTTSGGAIEFSGQNIIIDPSGRYGGEAELGRTMIAASGSGSGAYLQDLTDVERAYRSPPENLNYYNYKDKDGQWRRALGITLAVNMRHGKQISEFSEKVDAALAEVAANLPEDLILARTSDQPRQVEENVDLFLEALGDAVWLVVLVSFVGFWEWRSAVLMALSIPITLAMTFGAMHLLHLDLQQVSIASLILALGLLVDDPVVANDAIKRNLALGHPPGIAAWLGPTKLARAILYATITNCIAYLPFLLLKGDTGRYLYAMPVVITASLVASRLASMSFIPFLGRYLLKPSTKPRPSDTERRTKGFSGFYYRLGGFLIDHRYWVLLLSLLPIAGGVYLQTHLKPQFFPNDLAYLFYVDVWLPEDASITATDQAARQVEQVVQETLAAYEADHPGKDGQPARVLRQITSFVGGGGPRFWFSVSPEQSQPNYAQVLIEVTDKWQTPKLQEPLQTALSARIPGARLDVRQLESGEPVGVPVQIRLAGEDMAELRLQARKLKALLRDLPMAYRVRDDWGSDILRARLKVNPDKANLAGVTNDDVARSSMAAINGLEATTITEGRLSIPVIIRLRAEERAGLDDIGNLYVYSRDNPDKHVPLGQVARLDFDAATEKIARRDQFRTVVVSCYPTPGHLPSEVVEAAMPAIEAFQEGLPPGIRLEIGGEHEKQVSGFSDLLVVLAVSVAGIYLALLFQFKNAVKPLIVFSAIPYGAAGAVAALYVMGQPFGFMAFLGIISLVGVIVSHVIVLFDFIEEKLEEGEDLRTALLDAGILRLRPVLITVGATVIALFPLAASGGPLWEPLCYAQIGGLTVATFITLLMVPVIYSIAAFDLKIIPGATAPRGGEGWEDSPEGAP